In Apium graveolens cultivar Ventura chromosome 10, ASM990537v1, whole genome shotgun sequence, the following are encoded in one genomic region:
- the LOC141691819 gene encoding protein FAR1-RELATED SEQUENCE 5-like: MVPGPRKVSAVGLDGPRKISAVGCCPLIPSIPTAPHFTTKTPKFCRKILLSPSLHFRRFSSRTSSCFVNSRYISCVKFLIFMADKLFARMFRHKRQNEKKEAIDYRNEQFINLDDDLVDVEDESDGNEVENEVENDSDNVEGEDEIDNVEDANLAYALRNGFAIKIQASHRNKDNEIYGRLYVCRLYGKSVVAESSQNKRRREVLPKSECKVRMYVNYQKKKRHWEVTSLELVHNHGLVSPSKMNLVQRERHVNTATRSLIKTLYGSGVRNCQVMNVIGNIHGGNDKVGFNVQHVWNVLRDERMKRFEISDAQAGLDLLHRLNEESGSKYFIRTEVDEENRLKCLVWIDPRCIMAYQNFGDVMAFDTTYRTNRYAMPFVPFTGVSHHYQSVIFGFALMRDEHASTFEWILRTWLEGVGNNPPLTIITDQDQAMASAIAVVLPNTTHLLCSWHISQKFPEKLAHYYSAFPEFKTDFNNCIYKSLTECVFEAMASFVEKYHLQDHKWLKGLYKLKHKWIPAYTRNKFSAFQNSTSRSEGMNSFFDKYVSSATGLKEFIENAQKALARQFMREKEEDYVTINLKRPMKLHTTLEYHASCIYTKEMFRRFQDELVESSKYFVEKDRRASEEGERMGDVYTYYSCYRPMSEPTRRNVYFVAFEKASSLGMCTCRMLKHSGLPCRHLLAVFTKKRVSEIPPYYINRRWTMHANRVDGVLPYNLDVGQSHEMTSTDRFNSMTMLTMSFCQSSIASKERYDYVVGVMNREIPILEKMSVDGIKSYESNSQAPNASAHEETILDPIMSQTKGRKKDVRFKSPIESIGKKEMPPRRCTYCQMEGHDKRKCASRLEDLKNVQESQYN; this comes from the exons ATGGTACCCGGACCGCGGAAAGTTTCAGCGGTTGGTCTGGACGGACCGCGGAAAATTTCCGCGGTTGGGTGCTGTCCCCTTATCCCCAGCATCCCAACAGCACCTCATTTCACCACAAAAACACCAAAATTTTGTAGAAAAATTCTACTCTCTCCAAGTTTACATTTTAGGCGATTTTCATCAAGAACTTCAAGTTGTTTTGTCAATTCAAGGTATATTTCTTGTGTTAAATTTCTCATTTTCATGGCGGATAAATTATTTGCTCGCATGTTTCGTCATAAACGTCAAAATGAAAAAAAAGAGGCTATTGATT ATAGAAATGAGCaatttattaatttagatgaCGATTTGGTTGATGTTGAAGATGAAAGTGATGGAAATGAGGTTGAAAATGAGGTCGAAAATGATAGTGATAATGTTGAGGGTGAGGATGAAATTGATAATGTAGAGGATGCAAATTT GGCTTATGCTTTACGAAATGGATTTGCGATTAAAATTCAAGCTAGCCATCGTAATAAAGACAACGAGATATATGGTCGTTTATATGTTTGTAGGCTTTATGGAAAAAGTGTCGTCGCCGAGAGTAGTCAAAATAAACGGCGTAGAGAGGTTCTTCCTAAAAGCGAGTGCAAGGTGAGGATGTAtgtcaattatcaaaagaaaaaacgTCACTGGGAGGTAACTAGCCTTGAATTGGTACACAACCACGGTCTTGTTTCCCCTAGTAAGATGAATTTGGTACAACGAGAAAGACATGTCAACACCGCGACCCGTAGTTTGATAAAAACGCTTTATGGTTCGGGGGTTCGTAATTGTCAAGTGATGAATGTGATTGGTAACATTCATGGAGGTAATGACAAAGTTGGTTTCAATGTTCAACATGTTTGGAATGTGTTAAGAGACGAGAGGATGAAAAGGTTTGAGATTAGTGACGCCCAAGCGGGGTTGGACTTGTTGCATAGGTTGAATGAAGAAAGTggttctaaatattttattaggaCCGAGGTCGATGAAGAGAATCGCTTGAAGTGTCTAGTATGGATTGATCCAAGATGTATAATGGCTTACCAAAATTTTGGCGATGTTATGGCTTTTGATACCACTTATCGGACAAATAGGTATGCAATGCCATTTGTCCCATTTACCGGAGTCAGTCATCATTATCAATCGGTAATTTTCGGGTTTGCATTGATGCGGGATGAACACGCGTCGACTTTTGAGTGGATTCTTCGTACTTGGCTTGAAGGTGTGGGGAATAATCCTCCATTGACTATAATCACGGATCAAGATCAAGCCATGGCAAGTGCTATTGCGGTTGTACTCCCGAATACTACCCATTTATTGTGTTCTTGGCACATTAGTCAAAAATTCCCGGAGAAATTAGCTCATTATTATTCGGCTTTTCCGGAATTCAAGACGGACTTCAACAATTGCATTTATAAATCTCTCACCGAATGTGTTTTTGAAGCTATGGCGTCGTTTGTGGAAAAGTATCACTTGCAAGATCATAAATGGTTAAAGGGGTTATATAAGTTGAAGCACAAGTGGATTCCTGCATATACTAGAAACAAATTTTCGGCGTTTCAAAATAGTACATCGAGGAGTGAGGGGATGAATTCTTTCTTTGATAAGTATGTGAGTTCGGCAACGGGTTTGAAGGAATTCATTGAAAATGCCCAAAAAGCATTGGCAAGGCAATTCATGAGGGAGAAGGAAGAAGATTATGTCACCATTAATCTAAAACGTCCTATGAAATTGCATACCACATTGGAGTATCATGCTTCTTGTATCTACACTAAGGAAATGTTTAGAAGATTTCAAGATGAATTGGTCGAGTCTTCAAAATACTTTGTTGAAAAAGACCGACGAGCTAGTGAAGAAGGGGAGAGAATGGGGGATGTTTATACGTACTATAGTTGTTATAGGCCCATGTCCGAGCCTACGAGAAGAAATGTTTATTTTGTGGCATTCGAGAAAGCAAGCTCTTTGGGAATGTGTACGTGTAGAATGCTTAAACATTCGGGGCTACCTTGTAGACACCTATTGGCGGTCTTCACTAAGAAACGGGTTTCGGAAATTCCCCCGTATTACATAAACCGGAGGTGGACAATGCAtgccaatagagttgatggtgtgtTGCCTTACAATTTGGATGTTGGACAAAGTCATGAGATGACCTCAACCGATCGATTTAATAGCATGACAATGTTAACCATGAGTTTTTGTCAAAGTAGCATTGCATCCAAGGAACGGTATGATTATGTCGTTGGAGTGATGAATCGAGAAATACCAATTCTCGAAAAAATGAGCGTTGATGGAATTAAATCTTACGAAAGCAATTCGCAAGCTCCAAATGCAAGTGCTCATGAAGAAACAATTCTTGACCCTATTATGTCCCAAACTAAAGGGAGGAAGAAGGACGTTCGTTTCAAAAGTCCAATAGAATCGATTGGTAAAAAGGAGATGCCGCCAAGAAGGTGCACTTATTGTCAAATGGAAGGCCATGATAAAAGGAAGTGTGCTAGTAGACTAGAAGATCTTAAAAATGTTCAAGAATCGCAATATAATTAG
- the LOC141689698 gene encoding adenylylsulfatase HINT1, translating to MASEKDAALAAAPSDAPTIFDKIIKKEIPANVVFEDDKVLAFRDISPQAPTHIVIIPKVRDGLTGLSKAEEKHCEILGKLLYTAKLVAKQEGLDDGFRVVINDGPSGCQSVYHIHLHLIGGRQMNWPPG from the exons ATGGCTTCCGAAAAAGACGCGGCTCTCGCCGCTGCACCTTCCGATGCTCCCACCAT ATTTGACAAAATCATTAAAAAGGAAATTCCAGCCAATGTGGTTTTTGAGGATGACAAG GTACTAGCTTTCCGAGACATCTCTCCGCAAGCTCCTACACACATTGTGATTATCCCAAAAGTGAGAGATGGGTTGACCGGACTCTCTAAG GCAGAGGAAAAACATTGTGAAATTTTAGGCAAGCTTCTTTACACTGCTAAGCTTGTTGCTAAACAAGAAGGTCTAGACGATGGCTTCAGAGTAGTGATCAATGATGGTCCAAGTGGAT GTCAATCTGTTTATCATATTCACCTCCACCTTATTGGAGGACGTCAAATGAACTGGCCTCCTGGCTAA